The bacterium genome includes a window with the following:
- a CDS encoding glucose-1-phosphate thymidylyltransferase, giving the protein MKGLILSGGKGTRLRPITHTAAKQLVPVANKPILFYAIEAMKAAKIEDIGIIIGETGAEVRAAVGDGSRWGVKITYIPQEAPLGLAHAVKISEEFMAGEPFVMYLGDNLIRGGITSFVDEFKTKRPDAQILLAKVPNPNQFGVAVLNEHGAVISLEEKPKVPKTDLALVGVYLFSPKIFPAVNAIQPSARGELEITDAIQYLIDHDMQVLPHVISGWWKDTGKLLDMLEANRIMLDDLKSDVQGELVGNCQIQGRVVIAPGARLENCVVRGPAIIGEGCRLTNTFVGPYTSIDENVTITNAEIEHSIILSGSSILDINGRIVDSLLGKNVEVTRGELKPKAYRLMVGDNSQFSIV; this is encoded by the coding sequence ATGAAAGGTTTGATCTTGAGCGGCGGCAAGGGCACGCGCCTGCGCCCTATCACCCACACGGCGGCCAAGCAACTGGTGCCGGTGGCCAACAAACCCATTCTCTTCTACGCCATCGAGGCCATGAAAGCGGCCAAGATCGAGGACATCGGGATCATCATCGGTGAGACCGGAGCCGAGGTCCGTGCGGCGGTGGGCGACGGCTCCCGCTGGGGCGTCAAGATCACCTACATCCCCCAGGAAGCCCCCCTGGGCCTCGCGCACGCCGTCAAGATCTCCGAGGAGTTCATGGCGGGCGAGCCTTTCGTCATGTACCTGGGCGACAACCTCATCCGCGGCGGCATCACGAGCTTCGTCGACGAGTTCAAGACCAAGCGGCCCGACGCCCAGATCCTGCTCGCCAAGGTGCCCAACCCCAACCAGTTCGGCGTGGCCGTGCTCAACGAGCACGGGGCGGTGATCAGCCTCGAAGAGAAGCCCAAGGTTCCCAAGACCGACCTCGCGCTCGTGGGCGTCTACCTCTTCTCGCCCAAGATCTTCCCGGCGGTCAACGCCATCCAGCCCTCGGCCCGCGGCGAGCTCGAGATCACCGACGCCATCCAGTACCTGATCGACCACGACATGCAGGTGCTGCCCCACGTGATCTCGGGCTGGTGGAAGGACACGGGCAAGCTGCTGGACATGCTCGAGGCCAACCGCATCATGCTCGACGACCTCAAGTCCGACGTGCAGGGCGAGCTGGTAGGCAACTGCCAGATCCAGGGCCGTGTCGTGATCGCCCCAGGCGCCCGCCTCGAGAACTGCGTGGTGCGCGGGCCCGCCATCATCGGCGAAGGCTGCAGGCTCACCAACACCTTCGTGGGCCCCTACACCTCCATCGACGAGAACGTGACCATCACCAACGCCGAGATCGAGCACTCCATCATCCTCTCGGGCAGCTCGATCCTCGACATCAACGGCCGGATCGTCGACTCCCTGCTCGGCAAGAACGTCGAGGTCACCCGCGGCGAGCTCAAGCCCAAGGCCTATCGCCTGATGGTCGGCGACAACAGC